The genomic DNA TGAAACACCAGATATTAGGATCCCATGATTATCAGAGAATCTTCGGTTCCCATTTccttcaatattttgaaatattccttCAAAATATTTACACCTTTTTACAGTGTAATATTTttcatcaagaaaagaaacaatgcagaattccctggtggtccagtggttaggactctgtgctttcaatgtcgagggcccgggttcaatccctggttggggaactaagatcccacaagacacgtggcacagccaaaaagaaaaagaaaaaaggaaagaaacaatgcTAGCCTAAACtgggaaatatttctaaaatataatactgCCTTATTCCTCAGACCATTTCATATAAACAGTAAAGAAAAGAGATGTTTAGTAAAGTCCAACTTTTAACATCTCCCAATAGGTATTGATCAAAGAACTTACAAAGAATAAAGTAATGATTGTAAAGTATAATAAATTATCTGATTAGGAAGTACAGAATGCTTTAGTAACATGAAAATAGGGGCACTACATACAAGGTGTAGGGGCATCCAAGGGCTGCCTGGCCAGGGGAAATTTAGGGAAAACTTTATAAAGTAAGTAAAATTTAAGGTAAGACCTACAAATGTATAGGAAAGAACTAGATAAAGTGAGTGGTGGGAGTGAAACTTATAGGTAAGTGTGAGATTGAAAGTTCAGGCAGAAAACAACATACTTGAAGACTTAGAGGTAAGAATATATGGAATCTCAGGAGAACTCAATGAATTTCCATCTTGCTGGAGTGGAGAGATGGATGTGGGGTGATATTGTTGAAGTGGGTTGAAGTTGGGGTAAGAGTTGAAgtgcaaaaaaagaaatgggctcaaataaaatacatatgttcAAGAGTTTGGACAATATCCTAAGGGCAGTAACCTatcaaaaatttgaattttataaagaGGGAACACTGAAGACAGGGAACAGACAggaatgaattacaaaacagagtcAGCAAGATCAGGTAAGAGGTGGAAGCAATAATCCAGACAAGGGATGAggatgggatgggggaggaaTGGGTAGTGATGCTAGGAATGGAGAgaaatattgggtgggccaaaaagtgccttcagttttttaagtaaaaataaaagacacattcttctttttcaccaagaactttattgaacaatgtattcacccttttgttccactatcttctgccatttttcaggcaacttcataattccatcttcccaaaactttttatctttttgagcaaagaactgttctggtgccttttacagtcttccaaggaattgaaattttttccattaggagaattttgtaaagactgaaataaatagaaatccaAAGGTgaaatgtctggtgaatacggcagatgaatcagaacttcccagacaagctgtaatagtttttgcctggtcgtcaaagaaacatgcggacttgcgttatcctgatggaaggttatgcattttctgttgactaattctggacacttttcatcAAGTaccactttcagttggtctaattgggagcagcacttgttggaattaatcgtttggttttccagaaggagcttaTAATAGGGGACTCCCTTCTAATCCCACCATAtgcacaacatcaccttctttggatgaagaccggcctttggtgtggttgacggtggttcattttgcttgccccatgatctcttccatttcacattgttgtacagtatccacttttcatagCCCATcacaatttgctttaaaaacGGAATAATCCaaacatttcaatacgtttcagtagagaatcagatgtggaaatatggtcaagaaggttttttttcgcttaacttacgtggaacccaaacatcaaagtgattaacataaccaagctggttcaaatgattttcaatgcttgatttagacattttgagtatgttggctatctcctgcatgttataacattgattgatctcaattaatgtctccatttgattgctatcaacttcaactggtctacctgaccatggagaattgtccagtgagaaatctccagcacgaaacttccaAACCACTTTGACATGTTTGATccatcacagcaccttctccatacagtGCAcgaatctttttttgtgtttcagttgcgtttttacctttcttgtaataataaagcataatatgccagaaatgttgcttttcttcttccatcttcgatattaaaatggctacataaaaattcaccaattttgataagtctttttttaaatgcatgctgatatgacagttGTCACataaaatctaacaaaattgtttcaaataaagttaaagataactaagtgctactagagccatcttacggaaaaaaaacaaatgaacattttggtccaCCCAATAGATTTGATGGCTAtttggaaggatggaaggatagGAGGCTGTGGTCATCTCTGTGATCCTGCCTATATGATATCAGAAGCAGAGAAGATCCTCCCAcaatccctttctctcttcctttccaaccCTGGCATGGCAGGATGTCTCCCGCAAAGAAGGGTGGCGAGAAGAAGGGTCGGTCCACCATCAATGAGGTGGTGACCAAAGAATACGCTATCAACATTCACAAGCACATCCAAGGAGTGGGTTTCAAGAAGTGTGCCCCTCGGGCACTCAAAATAATCTGGAAATTTGCCATGAAGCAGATGGGAACTCCAGATTTACACATTGACACCAGGCTCAAGAAAGCTGTCTGGACCAAAGGAATAAGGAATGTCCCATACCATATCTGTGTGCAGTCATCCAGAAAGTGTAATGAAGATGAAGATTCCCCAAACAAGCTCTATATGTTGGTTACCTATGTACCTGTCCCTACTTTCAAAAATCTACAGATAGTGTGGATGAGAATTAACTGCTGATTGTCCAATAAAGTtatagaaccaaaaaaaaaagaagcagagacGACTCAAGGAATAAGGTTCAGGATGGGGTTATGGGAGTAAATGGCTGAACTGGAATGGGAAAAACACTCCATGTAGATGAAAATGTCAAGAAATTGAGGATCAGGATATTGGTAAAACAGAAGTCACCCAAAATAGCAGAAGAGCCTAGCGAGAAGAGAAAGATTACCAGTCACGTgctattttgtctttaaaaataatgcagaaagAGTAATTAAAACATCAGTGgttgagaacaaagaaaaaggaaaggttaTAGTCTTATACCATTAGCCTCAAAGGCATGTAGAAGTCTAAACATTCCTAGAGGATTATGGTATATGAGAGAGTATGAAGCAAGGAGGACACCTAGTGTATCTTTCCAATTCTGGGGAAAGGAAGGTATAAAACAATGAGGCTGCTTCACTTGAGTGGGGAGGTTGAAAATTAGCTCTCATGAGCCCATGGTTTGCTCTGAACACCCATTCACCTATAACACACCAACCAATGTGGATAGACTGGTTCTTACAACTCGTTTTGTCCATCTGTCATTATGCAAGATTGGAGATGAAGGGAGTAAAAGAACTGAAGGGGAGTTTGTTGCAAATGGTCTAGTGGGAGCGTAGAGAGGATCAACTCCTTGCCTTGCTGTTCACTAGCTCTGAATTTTGGACATTCTTGAACTTTGTATTAATCATTAACCTTAATAAGACATTGTACAACCCAAGGTTCATTCCATCTCAAGACTCCCAGCATCTTATTCTGGTTCTAGTATTGTACTTGCATCATTTCAGGTCCCATTCTTCTACCCCTCCAGTGTCCCCTCTTCCTGTGCCTCTACGTAACAGATTTCATTTCATGCAACAGTCTTCTAACTTAGTTCCTTCTTGTTTTGAGTTCAGGGTAGATTTTGTATATAAGAAAGACTTCACAGAGtcttatgatttattttaaatttaactttctgAAGTTACAAATTCAAAACTCTTGTCAGGTTCAGTTAGCAAATTCTATTCAATGTATAAGTCTAGAAAAACCATAATCTTTATAAAGGGACTTTGAATactacttcaaatattttaaacagaatttataaataaaatatattttagattcatTTTAAGCATTTCAATTTTCTGAGAAAAAGCCTTCTCAAGTATTAGGGATTTTTATAAATCCAAGAAATTAACTTATAAATATGTTACAGTTGAAGTTTATATAAATGTTCATAACATACTGTACATAAACAGCATGATTTCAGCTTACATCACCATTCTGAATCAATTACTCAATAACGTTTTAAACTGGGTTTACGAGGCTGTCACTCAAACTTGCTAAATTCTATTAAATTTCACATATACAAAAAATGATGTATAGATTCCATCCCaagataaaaatatcttaatttacttctcttaaaaatatctctgggggcttccctggtggcgcagtggttgagagtccgcctgccgatgcatgggacatgggttcgtgccctggtccgggaagatcccacatgccgcggagcggctgggtccgtgagccatggccgctgagcctgagcgtccggagcctgtgctccacaacaggagaggccagaacagtgaaaggcccgtgtatcgcaaaaaaaaaaaaaaattctctgtattttattCTAATTCCACCTAGAGCTGAAAGATGCATAAACACACTAAGAAATATACACACGAGACAGAGGAGACATATGGCCAGAAATTTTGGCTGGTCATGACCTCTGGACTTCAGAAATCCAGTTCAATTCTCATAGTTGAAACTAAGTCAAATATCAtcccaaatatttttgaattttgtctattattattttactgagTGAATTTTGTTAGCAACCCTGATCAGACAGACTAGACTCTATTTGGAGTTgttatattaataattacataataCCATGAGGGATACAATCCTATGATCATACAGCCCTGACTCCTTGTTACACATATATAATCACCTGACCCTTCCCTCATGGAAGTCAGTCTGTAGCTTCCACCATGGGTGATAATTAAGATTGGATTTTGCACTTATTTGTCTTTTGACAAATATACTCAagtcttttaaacaaatactAAAGATATGTGTGcttaataaaatagtaaaataaaatatccttctGACTACTGCTAAAGACTGTTGAACTCAATAGTATCCTGCACttgttccatttttcttattttcagaacCATAGAACTCTTATGAATATTAACATTTAACTCATGATTATGACCAAAGCCATGTATGGTCAATAAGTTGATAACTTACAGATGGTTTTCTTTCCATCCAGACCTCTTTTCTTAAACCCTGGCCCTCTGCTGAACAATGTAGTCAATATTTCCACTTGGATGCCTTTCTGTACCTCAAATAAAATTTATCCCAAACTGAACTCATTACCCTTGTCTTTATCTTGCCACTTCTAGGGTTCCCAATTCAATAAATGTCACTACTATTCCTCAAATTGCTCAAGACAGGAACCTAATAGCGATGCATGACACATCGTTTCTGCTCTACTCGCGCATAATGAATCACTTGTCAATGCTACCCCTTAAGCATATTTTAAATCTccagttttctctctcttcctatttAAAATGATCTCTCTGCCTTAACTTTTGCTTCTTGCAAATCATACCTCTCAAAGTATCaaatactcttttaaaaagattataataggccttccctggtggcgcagtagttgaaagtctgcctgctgatgcagggcacacgggttcgtgccccgttccgggaagatcccacgtgccgcagagcggctgggtccgtgagccacggccgctgagcctgtgcgtccagagcctgtgctctgcaacgggagaggccacaacagtgagaggcccacgtaccgcaataaataaataaataaaaagattataaTAACCCTGCACTGGATTGCAAAAAGTTTCCCCTGCCATTGAAAGTTGGAATCTATTTTTCCATCCCTTGAATTTGGGTTGGTTATGTGACTTACTCTGGCCAATGGGACATTAGCAAGCATACCAATAGCAGAGTCTTGCAAAGCTGTTACACATCGGAGCTTGCTTCTCATAGGTCATTCAGGACTTCCACCACCAGGTGAGAAAGCTCAGTTTAGCCTGCTGGAAGGTCAAGGGACATTTGAGACAAGCCATCCCAGTGCAGACTTTCCACAGTCACCTTCCTCTAGCCAACACAGCAGCTAACCGAACATGCATGGTTAACACCAGCTGAGACCTGGAAAAAAAGCTACCCTGCTGAGACCAACCCAAACTGCCAACTCACGGAGTTGTGAGCTAATTAAATACTTGTTTGAACCCACTAAGTTGTGGGATGGCTTGTTTCTCATTAAAAGCTTAATGATATAAGTCCCTTGATTAAAACTTATCAGTCGCTTCCCATTTACCCTTTAAAATACATTGCAGACTTTTGGAAGAAGAGGAGATAGAGCACAGAGATgaaaaagtacttaaaaataaagGTTGAAAAATTCTCAAATTTGCCAACAGACATAAACCTAAAGATTCAAGGTGAGCAAACTCCAAATGGCATAAAACCCAAGGAATTCTATACTTTTATAAAacatcatagtcaaacttctgaaaacttaagacaaaaaaaaagtcttgaaagcAGTGAAAAAGAAGTGACATGTAACCTATAGAGGGAACATAATTGAATGACAGAGGACTTTTTATTAGGAAACATATAAGTCAGAAGGAAGTGATCTATCATTTTTCAGGTCTGAAAGAGAACTGGCAGCCCAGTGTACAGTGTCCAGTTAGCATATCCTCCAGGAGTGAGGGGAAAAATCAAAACATTCTTAGATGAAGGCAAATTAAAAGAATCTTTCACCAGCAGACCTTTATCCtataagaatggataaagaaagctctctaaatagaaaagaaacaagtgaaggaGTTTGGGAACATCAAAGGAAAATAAACGACATAGTAAGCAAAAATATGGCTAAATACAAAATATTCTTCTTATCGTGAGTCTTCGAAATTGTTTTAAGGGTGACCCCAAAATTAAAACGCTTTTTGATATGGTTCTAAAAGTCTATAGAGAAactgtttatatttaataaatattatttgataaataacattgattaaatataaacatataaatgaatataaatatacaagtacaatatacaaaatatatacatttattataatgaatataattataaatattataaatgtagGATGGTAAGGAGATGCAGAGGGAGATGAGTTTTgtatactttttgttgttgttttggttttttttttgaagcttatttaattaaataagaaaagatgtaaaatataatattaatgaaaaagGACAATTCTCTAAATCAGTATAATTCCAAATTCACATAAATGTAAGACTAtttaatatactaaaatatttgaACTGGTTAAATCACAACACTATTGGATTATGATAAGTTATGTACATAAAATGTAATGCCTAGAGCAAGCACTAAGAAAGCTATACAAAGAGATACACTCAAAAACACTTTAGATAAATCAAAATGGTATTCTAAAATATGTTCATGAAAACCACGGGAGGCAGGAAAattaaaacagagaaacaaaaagagagccttttcaacaaatggtgttggagtAATTAGACATCTACAGGCAGGAAGAATAAACCTTGACTTAAGTCTCTCACatgatacaaaaatcaactcaatatggatcatggacttaaatggaaaatataaaactactaaactttaaaaaaaaaggaaaaaaattcagtatCTATGGCTAGGTAAAgtgttcttagacttgacactaaaagcatgatccataaaaggaaaaattaacattagactttatcaaaattttaaatattttgctctgtgaaagacccttTTAAGAGATTGAAAAGCCAAgatacggactgggagaaaaaaaattgcaaaccacATGTATCTAGAACATAAGAAAACTCTCAAGACACACATTAAAGTAaataaactgggcttccctggtggcacaatggttaagaatccacctgccaaagaaggggacaggggttcgatccctggtccaggaagatcccacctgccgtggagcaactaagaccgtgcaccacactgctgagcctgcgctctagagcctgtgagccacaactactgagcctgcgagccacaactgatgaagcccgtgtgcctagagcccatgctctgcaatgagagaagccacctcaatgagaagccttcacacaacaacgaagagtagtccccgctcgccacaactagagaaaccccgcgcacagcaacgaagacccaacgcagccaaaaatataaataaataaataaatttataaaataaagtaaataaacctaatttaaaatggacaaaagatacgaacatatatttcatatacagatcacaaataagcacgtgaaaagatgttcaacatcatcagCCCCTTGGAAGATGCAAATTATAACCACAATGAATTATTTCTACATACCTAAAAAATGACAATGCCAAATGTTgcagaagatgtggagaaactggatcactcatataTTATTGAAGGGAATGTAAAAATCTAGAAAGTGATTTGGCAGTCTTAAAAATAATACACtgtagggacttcctggtggcgcagtggataagactccgtgctcccaatgcagagagcctgggttcgatccctggtcagggaagtagatcccacatgtatgccacaactaagagtttgcatgccacaactaaggagctggtgagccgcagctgaggagcccgcctgccacaactaagacctggtgcaaccaaataaataaatatttttttaaaaaagatacattattgggcttccctggtggcacagtggttgaaagtccgcctgccgatgcaggggacacgggttcgtgccctggtctgggaagatcccacatgccgcagagcggctgggcccgtgagccatggccgctgagcctgcgcgtccggagcctgtgctccgcaacgggagaggccacaacagtgagaggcccgcataccgcaaaaaaaaaaaaaaaaaaagatacattattaCAAAAAAATACACTGTAATACTTCCATACCGAGCAAAATTATTTGGCCATAAGAAAGGAATAAGGTATTGATACATGCACAAAATTATGCAGAATATGAAAGGCCAATCACCAGTTatacactgcatgattccatttatgtagcATTTTTGAAACGCCAACATTTTAGAAGTGGAGACCACATTAGCAGTTCAGAGATGAATATGGGGGTGGAGCAAGAAGGAGGTAGGTGTGGCTAAAGGAGGCAACATGAGAAATCCTTATGATGGAAATGCTCTGCATCTTCACCGTATCAATGTCCATACCCTGGTCGTGATACTGTTCTATGGTTACTCAATGTGTTACCGTTGAAGAAACCTGGGCAACAGATATGTGgaatctgtattatttcttacaactgcatgtgaatctgtaattacctcaaaaaaaaagtttcctttgaaAAAATCTTTAGGAAAGCCTGACTCCATGAAGTTCTCTCCTTATAGCCTCTCGTGTCACTGAATTTCAACTTCCAAGCACTTTGAGCACAAACTACatgatttacttttaaaattatggttttccTCCGTGGATAGTAAACTCTATGAGGGTAGCAGCTATATCTCTCTGCTTACCATTGTACTTTCAGTGTTACGCCTGATGCATAGaagaccctcaataaatatttattcttagGTTATCAATTGCCATTTCATCAATTTATTATGTCATTAATTTCATTGTCTTATTCCTCTACTCAAAAACATCTCTTTGTCTCCGGATAATGGTCAGACTCTGAGTAATCCAGTGTGATAGAAATCTTTCTCTTTCGGCTGCCTAACAGACAACCCTGTTCCTACAAATTTCCTTTTCCCACTAACCCTCCAAATGCAATTTTGATCTTAGTGCCTTTTGTgcagttttgtggggtttttttgcactttctgaaatgattttaaaCCTCCAATCTATTTATGCAAATCCTCCAATCCTTTAAGGCTCAGAACAAATCCCACCTCATCCACAGGACCAGCTTCCACTGATCTCTTCCTCAGAGAATTCTGCTACATTATACCGTGAGTTAACATTAGGTGGTTTCTTCCCCTGCTCTCCTGGCTTACTGCCGTCTGTCTCTTCACGGTGACTATGTGCAGAGTATATGAATGACTAGGGAGAGTGTTCATGTCTGAGGACAATGACACATTTATTCAAACTGCTAAACATTAAGAAAGTTTTATTCCTACTTCAGGGTTTTCCCAATCTGCAACAAGTTTCAAGCAAaaaagagctgttttttttttaaagataattttcttgATTAAATACACACTATA from Pseudorca crassidens isolate mPseCra1 chromosome 12, mPseCra1.hap1, whole genome shotgun sequence includes the following:
- the LOC137204043 gene encoding large ribosomal subunit protein eL31-like codes for the protein MSPAKKGGEKKGRSTINEVVTKEYAINIHKHIQGVGFKKCAPRALKIIWKFAMKQMGTPDLHIDTRLKKAVWTKGIRNVPYHICVQSSRKCNEDEDSPNKLYMLVTYVPVPTFKNLQIVWMRINC